The following DNA comes from Frankia casuarinae.
CCCGGTCTTGTACCCCAGACATCCGGACCTGACGAGGTCTTCCAGCAGGAGCGTCGGGGTGTACCCGGGTTCGCGGAACTCCCGGTACAGGGCGCGCTGGATGGCGAGTGTCACGTCCAGGCCGATGACATCGGCGAGTTCGAACGGCCCCATCGGGTGTGCGCAGGCGACCTTCATGGCTGTATCGATCACATCGATATCCACGTAATGGGACTCCAGCATCTTCACCGCGTCATTGAGATATGGGAACAGTAGGGTGTTGACGATGAAGCCGGCGCGGTCGGCACACCGGACCGGGTACTTGCCCGCCGTCCTGGCCACGTCGAAGACAGTCGCGGTCACGTCGTCCGCGGTTACGATGGTCGGCACGATCTCGACCAGGCGCATCTTCTTCGCTGGGTTGAACCAGTGCATACCGACCACATCCTGCGGGCGGGACGTGGCGGTGGCACACTCGATCACTGGCAGCGAGGACGTGGTCGTCGCGAGGACCGCTCCCGGGCGTGCAACCGTGTCGAGTTCAGCGAACAGCGCCCGTTTGACGTCCAAGTCCTCAACGACCGCTTCGATGATGAGGTCACACTCGGCGAGGACGGACAGATCGGTCGAAGCTCGAACCCGTGCCAGTGTCGAAGTACGCTCGTCCGATGAGATCTTTCCCCGTTCGACCGCTTTGTCCAGTGACCGCTCGATCTTCGTCCGGACAGCGGCGATTTTCTTCTCGCTCCGTGCACGGAACACCACCTTGTAGCCATGGTGGGCACAGACCTCGATGATTCCGCTGGCCATGGTGCCGGTGCCGACCACGCCGATCGTGTGCACCGGCCGTCCTGGGACCGCGAAGAAGCCGAGTTGGGGTGGTTCGACCATGTCGACGATCTCGGAGGAGTAAGGGGCGGCATAGGTGTAGAAACCCCGCCCGGTCTTGCGGCCGAGCATGCCGGCGGTCACTAGCTGCTTGAGCAGCGGGGCCGGTGCGTGCAGGTGGTCGCGGGAGGTGTGATAGATCGAGTCGAGAATCTCGTACGCGGAGTCGAGACCGATCAGATCGAGCAGTGCCAATGGGCCCATCGGGTGACCGCAGCCGAACCGCATGGCGGCGTCGATGTCCTCACGGGTGGCGTAGCACGCCTCCAGCATCCGGACAGCGCTGTTAAGGTACCCGAACAGCAGGGCGGTCACGATGAAACCCGCCCGGTCCCCGGCGACCACCGCGGTCTTTCCGACCTTCGCGACGAGCGTCCCGACATCCTCCAGTACAGACGGGTCGGTGACCGCAGTATGGATGATCTCGACCAGGCCCATGACCGGTGCGGGGTTGGACCAGTGGGTCCCGACAACCCGGGAGGGGCGTGAGGTAGCGACGGCCAACGTGATGATTGGCAGGGAGCTGGTGTTCGTCGTAAAGATCGTCTCTGGCGGACACAGCCTGTCCAGCTCGGCGAAGAGCCCGAGCTTCTTCTCGATCCGCTCGGGAATCGCCTCGATGACCAGCTGGCAGTCGGCCACGGCCTCGATCCCGGTTCCGGCCTGGATACGGGCGAGCAGGGCGTCCCGCTCGACCTTGGTCAACTTGCCGCGGCTCATCGCCCGGTCCGTGGAGTGCCGGATCCGATCGAGCCCACGGGCCAGCGTCTCGTCGTTGAGCTCGACGCCGACCACCTCGATGCCGGCGCGCGCCATTACCTCGGCGATGCCGGCGCCCATCGTGCCGAGCCCGACAACTCCGACCTTCGTGCCGTTGAGCTGGATATCCATCAGGTCGCCGGTGGACGATCCGGTGCGCTCGCCCCGGATTCTTCACTATTATCCCCATCAATTGCGCCCTGTCTGGGGCGATGCCCCAATGCTCCGGACGGAAGCCGTCGACAATCCGTGTGGTTATCAGGTCGAACACCTCCGCGTTGAGGCGCACCAGGCTGCGGTGGGCATCCCCGGTGCGGCTGACCAGGCCGGCCTGCTCGAGTACCTCGATGTGCTTGCAGACCGTCTGCACGTCGGCCTTGCACCACTCGGCGAGCTCGCCGACCGTGGCGTCGCCGTCGCTCAGCCGCTCGATCAGGTCACACCAGGGCGGATTCGCAAGAGCCTCGAAGATCTGAAACATGATCCTGACCTTCCCCTGCAACCACGATACATCAGCTGATTCGTTTACGATAGCCCACCGAGTGGCCCATGTCGTCAACTGTACGGATGAATATGGGCGTCCTCGGGGCGACGCGTGAGGCCTGCGGTCACCTATGGTCTGGCGGCGCGGTGGCGAACATGATCATTTTTGATGACGGACGGTCCGCCCGAACCCGCCGTGGTTGGCGCTGGAAGCCAAGGGATGGCAGGACGACCTGCAGCTTCGCGACTGTCGCCAGACGGCGGCGGTTGGCGCTAGGAACGTCTCTCTGTAACGGGCAACTGGCTGAGTGGTTGCGATCTACGTGATCGCTTGTGATCGCTCGAGTCTCGCCTGAGGTGCTCGGAAGTGGTGTGTTCCGCCGGGTGCGTGGTTCGGTGTCGGCCGACTGCGCTGCGACCGGGTCTTCCGCCTGCCCGCCCCGCCCGCCGAAGGCGTCCGGCCGGCCACCCCGCCACGGCCCCGGCAGCCCACCCGGCCACGCCAACCGACGACAAGCGATCATCCAACCGGTCGGGAAGACCACGGACAGGTCAACGACCGCAGGACCTGAAGGACCGACAAGTTAAACGACAAGGTGCGCCACGAACGTGGAAGGGAGTGAATTGTAGGAAGAGCTTCTGACTGCGGTGCTGTGTAGCAGATGAAGGATTTGGCCCTTCGGAGTCGCTCTGCGGAGGGAGGCTCCAAGCCGCCACATGCAGCTACCGCCACATGCAGCTAGGGGGAGGCAGGCATTTCCCTGCCCTACATCCGCGACATATTAGGACACGTCGACCTGTCCACCACTGAAATCTACGCACGGGCCTCGACCGAAGCCAAGCGCAAGGCGCTCGAAGCCGCCTACACCGACATCGTCACCGACGACCTCCCCGAGTGGAACCAGGACCCCGACCTGCTCAACTGGCTCACCTCGCTGTGAGCCCCCGCCGCTGACAGGTTGACAGGTTATGCGCAGCGCTCAAGCCCCGATCGGGTCCTCACCAGGCCCGACAGGCCAGCACTGCGCATAATCCAGCGCTGCTCATTAGGCTCTCCGATCTCACCCGTGCTGGCGAACCTGTTCATGCACTACGCGTTCGACGCGTGGCTGGCCCGGACCTACCCGGGCGTCGCGTTCGAGCGCTACGCCGACGACGCGATCGTGCACTGCGACAGCAGGAGTCGGGCTCGCCACGTGCTGGCCGCGCTCGACGACAGGATGGGACAGGTCGGACTGCGACCGCACCCGACCAAGACCAGGATCGTGTACTGCAAGGACAGCAACCGGCGCGGCTCCCATGAGCACACGTCGTTCACGTTCCTCGGCTACACCTTCCGCGCCCGCAAGGCACGCAGCAGGCACGGGAAGTTCTTCACGAACTTCCTGCCCGCGATCAGCAAGGAAGCCCAGAAGAAGGTCAGCGGGCAGGTCCGCCGATGGCGGCTACACCTGCGGACCGGCCACACCCTCGACGAGCTGGCACGAAAGATCAACCCGATCGTGCGCGGCTGGGCGCAGTACTACGGGGCGTTCTACCGCTCCGCGCTGCTTCCCCTCCTACAGCGCATCAACGCCTACCTGGTGCGTTGGCTCCGCAAGAAGTACAAACGGCTGAGACCGTTCCATAAGGCCCTGGCCTGCTGGCAACGCATCACCCGCCAACGCCCCGGGCTCTTCGCCCACTGGGCATGGACGTCCAACGCCTGGCGATGAGGATGACAAGAGCGGAGTGACGGGAGACTGTCACGCTCCGTTCTGTTGGAGCCCAGGGGTGCAATTCCCCTGGGCCACCCGACCTCAGGAAAGCGCGTTACCCTTCGCCGAGGCAGGGACCATCCATCCGAGGCTTTCGGCCCAGCGGCGGGCACGTTCGGGTTCGCCGGCCACCAGGGGGCCCGGCGGGCCGTCGACGTAGAAGCTCCGTGGACGGTCGAGGAGGGAGAAGCCGAGACGGTGCAGGCACCTTGCCGCACCGGCCGCGGCCGAACCCGCGGGACGGGGGTGACGGACCTTCGTGTCGAACGTGGCCGCTCCGGTGAGCGGCGTCCCCTCGGGCGACCCACTCGGTTGCCTGGGCAGTGCCTCGAGCCACTCCCGGATCCCGATCCCCGGCGACACGACATTGCCCTCGGTCCGCCTGGTGGCGTCGTGCCGGGTCTCGGGCCGACTCATCTCGAACGCATGGGTGGGCCCGCCGACGATGAGGAGCCTGACATCGTCGTTCAGGGCCGGGTCCGCGGTGCCGACCTCTACGAGTCCGACGTCCAACCACGTCGACAGGCCGATCGCGACGGCGTCCGCGATCACCCTGGTGTTGCCGAACATCGATTCATACACGACGAGGGCGCGCATCTCGTCCCACTCCTCACCCGGAACCTCGTACCGGAGCCTCGTACGGTCCCGGCCGAGGGCGACGCCCGAATACCCGCGCTGTCCCGGCCGCCGTCGGTCTGTCGGCTGCCGCCGCGAGCTCCGGTCCTCCCGGTTCTTTCGGTTCTTCCGGTTCTTGCGGCCGTAGGGGTCTCCTCGGCCGTCGCGGGCGTCGACCCTCGATCCAGGTTCCAGACCAGTGTCATCCGTGGACGGCCACGCAGGGCAGGGTAGGACGGTCTGGTCAAACCGGACATTCGGCACGGTCGGCGGCTTCCCCATGGGCCGCCGCCGGAGGTCGGTCCGCGCCGCCGGGAGGCCCGGGCGGGAGGTATGGCGGGCGTGCGGTGAAACGAGCGAACGCGGTGTGGAGGGTGCTGGTCTCCGTAGCGACACCGGCCGGTGTGGTGACGAAGGTAGCGATGGTAGACAATCTCCTCACCGTACGTCGTCTAGCGGGTCGCACAGGAGAATAGATGATCATGGAGGAGTTGCCCGAGTGGGCCGCGGGGATCGATGTCAATCGCCCGAGCGCCGCACGGATGTACGACTACGCGCTCGGCGGATCGCACAATTTCGCGGTGGACCGGGAGGCGACGCGCGCCGCCATCGAGATCCTCCCGGACGCCCTGCTGATCGCCAGATCGAACCGGTTGTTCCTGCACCGGGCGGTGCGCTTCCTCGCTGCCGAGGCCGGGATCACACAGTTTCTGGATCTCGGCTCCGGGGTGCCGACGGTCGGTAACGTCCATGAGATCGCCGAAGGGGTGAATCCGGAGGCCCGGGTCGTCTATGTCGACATCGACCCGGTCGCCGTCATCCACTCCCGGATGCTGCTGGCCGACAATCCGCGGGCCACGGTGCTCCAGGCGGATGTTCGGCAGCCCGCGTCGATCCTCGGCTCCAGCGCGGTGGCCGAGCTGCTCGATCTTTCTCAACCGATCGCCGTGCTCATGGTGACGGTTCTGCATTTCGTCCCCGACAGCGATGACCCGGCTGGCGTCATCGATTCCTTCCGGGAGGCGACGGCGCCGGGCAGCTACCTGGCCATCTCGCATGTGATCGCGGACGAGCGGGCCGTAGGGATCAACCAGGCCGGCAAGGTCTACGACGAGACCCCTACCGGGGTGACCCCGCGTTCCCGTGCGGAGATCGCCGGTCTGCTCCGCGGATACGAGCTCGTTGACCCGGGCCTGGTCTACCTGCCGGCCTGGCGCCCGGACGCGGCGAGCATGGGCGCCGATCCCCTCGCGGACAACCCGGTGCGTTCCACGATACTTGCCGCGGTCGGGCGCCGGTAGCTCGCCGTTCCCGCCTGTTCCTGACTGTTCTTGGTTTTTATGATTTTTCTTGGCTATCTTTACTTTTTTAATTTTTTATTGGTTTTTCTCCGGCTTCCGGCGCTTTTCCGGCCAGCGGCCGAGGTTTTGTCACAGGGCGGGTCAGGCCCAAGGTTTGTCATGGTCCGGCAAGAAATGCGTGCGATGAGGAGTGCGTGCGGTGAGGTCCCTGCCCCAGACAGCCCGCCAGCAGGGCGTCGCGCGCTTCGCCCAGGCCTGGGCCCGAGAGATCCTCGGCGCCAGCTATCCGGCGATCGGCCTGATCGACGTCGAGCAGCGGTTACGGGCGTTGAGCGACCGGCTCGTCGACGCCCTGCTCGCCGAACCGTTCACGGCCGACCCTGCGGCCGCGGTCGGGGCTGCCGTCGTCGAGTACACCTTCGGCGCCGCGGACGCGTTGGCCGGAACCATCGAGATCTGTGGCACCAGACTGCTCACCGACCTACGACTCGGGACGGCCGACGGGTACGGCGCCCGGCTGGCGGCGTTGCAGGGCGGGCTGGCCCAGGGATACGCCCATGCGCTGCGGGAGCGGATCCTCGCCGGGCAGGACTCGATCCATCGCGCGGCTCTGCACGCGAGCGATGCCCGCTTCCGGATGATCTTCACCGGCTCCGCGATCGGAATCCTGATCAATGATGGAGGCGGACGGATCATCGACGCCAACGACGCTTTTCTGCGGATGCTCGGAGTCGGCCCGGGTCAGGTGCAGGGCAGGTCAATCGACGAGTTCGCGCATCCCGAGGACGCGAGGGAGCTCCGGGAGGCCTATGCCGCCCAGCGGACCGCCGGACCGGAGCACATCCGGATGGAGTGGCGGTTCACCGGGATCGGCGGGTCGGTGGTGTGGGCCGAGCTGACCACGTCGTGTCTGCGCGACGACGACGGGCGGTGCCGTGCGCAGCTCTCCATGATCGTGGATGTGACTGACCGGCATCTGTTGCAGAACCAGCTGCGCCGCCAGGCGCGGCACGACCCGCTCACCGGCCTGCCGAACCGGACGGTACTCATCGAACGGGTCCACGAACTGATGGCCACGGGACCGGAACGTTGCATCGGGCTGTGCTTCATCGATCTGGACGGATTCAAGATGGTGAACGACAGCCTCGGCCACGACGTCGGCGACCGGTTGCTCGTCGCCGTCACGGACCGGCTGCGTCGGGTGCTGTCCCCGGAGCAGCTCCTGGTCAGGATGGGTGGTGACGAGTTCGTGATCCTTGTCGCCGACACAGCCGGCACGGCGGACGCCGTCGCCGTCGCCGAGACCGTGCTGGCGGCGCTGGCGAGCCCGCTGCGGGTGGGTGACCACGCGCTGTCCATCGGAGCGAGCATCGGCATCGTCGAACGGCCCGTCGCCGGCGGGGACTACGCCGATCTGCTACGGGCCGCCGACATCACGCTCTACCGGGCGAAGGCGGAGGGGAAGGGTCGCTGGGCCCTGTTCGAGGCGGAGCGAGGCGCCCGGCAGGTGACCCGGCACACTCTGTCGACCATGCTGCCCCGCGCCCTCGAACAGGACCAGTTCGTCGTCGAGTACCAGCCGATCATCGCCCTCGGCGACGGTGCGGGTGCCAGGATGGCCGCCGGGGCGATGGTCGGGGTGGAGGCGCTGGTCCGCTGGCGGCATCCTGGCCTCGGTCTGCTGCCCCCCGATCTGTTTATCGGGATGGCGGAGGAGACCGGGCAGATCGTGCCCCTCGGCCGGCGCGTGCTGGAGCTCGCCTGTCGGCAGGCGCGGCAGTGGCAGGAGTGTCATCCGCACGCCCTGTTCGTCAGCGTCAACCTGGCCGCCCGGCAGACCCGCGAGGCCGGCCTGGTGGAACAGGTCCGACGCATTCTCGACGAGACCGGGCTTTCCCCGGACCTGCTCCAGCTGGAACTTACCGAGAGCGCCTTCATGGGCACGGCCGACGAGCCGCTGCGGGTCCTGCGCGGGCTCGCCGAGATGGGCGTGCGGATCGCTATCGACGACTTCGGCACCGGTTATTCCAACCTCGCCTACCTGCGTCGGCTGCCGGTGCACACGCTCAAGCTCGCCGGACCGTTCGTCGAGGGCTTCCACTCGGCGCGGGACGCCGACCCGGGGGATGAGGAGATCGTGCAGACGCTGGTCACGTTGGCCC
Coding sequences within:
- a CDS encoding 3-hydroxyacyl-CoA dehydrogenase family protein; protein product: MDIQLNGTKVGVVGLGTMGAGIAEVMARAGIEVVGVELNDETLARGLDRIRHSTDRAMSRGKLTKVERDALLARIQAGTGIEAVADCQLVIEAIPERIEKKLGLFAELDRLCPPETIFTTNTSSLPIITLAVATSRPSRVVGTHWSNPAPVMGLVEIIHTAVTDPSVLEDVGTLVAKVGKTAVVAGDRAGFIVTALLFGYLNSAVRMLEACYATREDIDAAMRFGCGHPMGPLALLDLIGLDSAYEILDSIYHTSRDHLHAPAPLLKQLVTAGMLGRKTGRGFYTYAAPYSSEIVDMVEPPQLGFFAVPGRPVHTIGVVGTGTMASGIIEVCAHHGYKVVFRARSEKKIAAVRTKIERSLDKAVERGKISSDERTSTLARVRASTDLSVLAECDLIIEAVVEDLDVKRALFAELDTVARPGAVLATTTSSLPVIECATATSRPQDVVGMHWFNPAKKMRLVEIVPTIVTADDVTATVFDVARTAGKYPVRCADRAGFIVNTLLFPYLNDAVKMLESHYVDIDVIDTAMKVACAHPMGPFELADVIGLDVTLAIQRALYREFREPGYTPTLLLEDLVRSGCLGYKTGRGFRVY
- a CDS encoding group II intron maturase-specific domain-containing protein; protein product: MTGYAQRSSPDRVLTRPDRPALRIIQRCSLGSPISPVLANLFMHYAFDAWLARTYPGVAFERYADDAIVHCDSRSRARHVLAALDDRMGQVGLRPHPTKTRIVYCKDSNRRGSHEHTSFTFLGYTFRARKARSRHGKFFTNFLPAISKEAQKKVSGQVRRWRLHLRTGHTLDELARKINPIVRGWAQYYGAFYRSALLPLLQRINAYLVRWLRKKYKRLRPFHKALACWQRITRQRPGLFAHWAWTSNAWR
- a CDS encoding flavodoxin family protein, producing MRALVVYESMFGNTRVIADAVAIGLSTWLDVGLVEVGTADPALNDDVRLLIVGGPTHAFEMSRPETRHDATRRTEGNVVSPGIGIREWLEALPRQPSGSPEGTPLTGAATFDTKVRHPRPAGSAAAGAARCLHRLGFSLLDRPRSFYVDGPPGPLVAGEPERARRWAESLGWMVPASAKGNALS
- a CDS encoding SAM-dependent methyltransferase → MEELPEWAAGIDVNRPSAARMYDYALGGSHNFAVDREATRAAIEILPDALLIARSNRLFLHRAVRFLAAEAGITQFLDLGSGVPTVGNVHEIAEGVNPEARVVYVDIDPVAVIHSRMLLADNPRATVLQADVRQPASILGSSAVAELLDLSQPIAVLMVTVLHFVPDSDDPAGVIDSFREATAPGSYLAISHVIADERAVGINQAGKVYDETPTGVTPRSRAEIAGLLRGYELVDPGLVYLPAWRPDAASMGADPLADNPVRSTILAAVGRR
- a CDS encoding putative bifunctional diguanylate cyclase/phosphodiesterase, yielding MRSLPQTARQQGVARFAQAWAREILGASYPAIGLIDVEQRLRALSDRLVDALLAEPFTADPAAAVGAAVVEYTFGAADALAGTIEICGTRLLTDLRLGTADGYGARLAALQGGLAQGYAHALRERILAGQDSIHRAALHASDARFRMIFTGSAIGILINDGGGRIIDANDAFLRMLGVGPGQVQGRSIDEFAHPEDARELREAYAAQRTAGPEHIRMEWRFTGIGGSVVWAELTTSCLRDDDGRCRAQLSMIVDVTDRHLLQNQLRRQARHDPLTGLPNRTVLIERVHELMATGPERCIGLCFIDLDGFKMVNDSLGHDVGDRLLVAVTDRLRRVLSPEQLLVRMGGDEFVILVADTAGTADAVAVAETVLAALASPLRVGDHALSIGASIGIVERPVAGGDYADLLRAADITLYRAKAEGKGRWALFEAERGARQVTRHTLSTMLPRALEQDQFVVEYQPIIALGDGAGARMAAGAMVGVEALVRWRHPGLGLLPPDLFIGMAEETGQIVPLGRRVLELACRQARQWQECHPHALFVSVNLAARQTREAGLVEQVRRILDETGLSPDLLQLELTESAFMGTADEPLRVLRGLAEMGVRIAIDDFGTGYSNLAYLRRLPVHTLKLAGPFVEGFHSARDADPGDEEIVQTLVTLAHTLRLTVTAEGVETPMQAERLRAAACDSAQGFLFAPPLTAEEITQRILTRSAGSDRTSSSPTQAARAAWAR